The Geotalea uraniireducens Rf4 genome window below encodes:
- a CDS encoding class II aldolase/adducin family protein: MRDQIRKYTLKLISDRSALAGEIAFAALDDTLLSDGNAELALLAGETISRLNCLGLVVARSSLPFADLLVRRARQEDSRIIPHDTETRTFLHDIPFLRQRELTGDVAASIARLLGNRKGVIVEGVGIVASGAVTIEQAYINYSSVFHSTFVKYLQDVLNEGFLLSGEADIFNSFRSEWLRPLSAEGLVFRTGPLIEPEEIIREVETVGRYTVERGLVDSFFGNISARAGDMIYISQTAASLDELAGCIDPVPMDNSSTTGITASSELLAHRRIYEESGARVILHGHPKFAVVMSMLCEEKDCPIKDCWKDCPKVRFLGDTPVVAGEIGAGGLAKRVPPVIGGPGKAIVYGHGVFTIGRLDFGEAFCALVEVENWCRDEYFRLLAERGLK; this comes from the coding sequence ATGAGAGACCAAATTCGCAAATATACGCTTAAGCTCATTTCCGACCGTTCCGCCCTTGCCGGAGAGATCGCCTTTGCTGCCCTGGATGATACACTGCTGAGCGATGGTAATGCCGAACTGGCTCTGCTGGCGGGGGAGACCATTTCCCGCCTCAACTGCCTGGGGCTGGTCGTTGCCCGGTCGTCACTCCCCTTTGCCGATTTGCTGGTGCGCAGGGCAAGGCAGGAAGACTCGCGGATCATCCCCCACGATACCGAGACCCGCACCTTTCTCCACGACATCCCTTTTTTGCGCCAGCGCGAGCTGACGGGAGACGTTGCGGCATCCATTGCGCGGCTCCTCGGCAACCGCAAGGGGGTCATCGTCGAAGGCGTCGGCATCGTCGCCAGCGGCGCTGTAACCATCGAACAGGCCTACATCAACTACTCATCGGTGTTCCATTCCACCTTCGTCAAATACCTTCAGGATGTGCTGAACGAGGGGTTCCTCCTGTCGGGGGAGGCGGATATCTTCAACTCCTTCCGTAGCGAGTGGCTCCGCCCCCTGAGCGCAGAAGGGTTGGTCTTCAGGACCGGCCCGCTCATCGAGCCTGAGGAAATTATCCGAGAGGTTGAAACCGTCGGGCGCTACACGGTGGAAAGGGGGCTTGTCGACTCGTTCTTCGGCAACATCTCAGCCCGGGCCGGGGATATGATCTACATCTCCCAAACTGCTGCCAGCCTTGATGAGCTGGCCGGTTGTATCGACCCGGTGCCGATGGACAACTCCTCCACCACCGGCATCACCGCCTCCAGCGAACTGCTCGCCCACCGACGCATTTACGAGGAGAGCGGGGCACGGGTCATCCTCCACGGCCACCCAAAGTTTGCCGTGGTGATGAGCATGCTCTGCGAGGAAAAGGACTGCCCGATAAAGGATTGCTGGAAGGATTGCCCCAAGGTGCGGTTTTTAGGGGACACGCCGGTGGTGGCCGGGGAGATCGGCGCCGGCGGCCTGGCCAAGCGTGTGCCGCCGGTGATCGGCGGGCCGGGCAAGGCAATAGTCTACGGCCACGGGGTCTTTACCATCGGCCGCCTGGACTTCGGCGAGGCATTCTGCGCCTTGGTCGAGGTGGAGAACTGGTGCCGGGATGAGTATTTCCGGCTGCTGGCGGAACGGGGTTTGAAGTAA
- a CDS encoding GGDEF domain-containing protein, with translation MDGTEVASDVAKSNQVRYAGYDKIMGNISWLLIALVSLDIKLLPPDEQSTIFLAGFSVALLVYNVGARYVVFPGRSSQFKTFVDLMVFLCFIVAVSWFTGKITSPFISLIYLVLMTTSLTQGRRLTYFMAVLAVSSYILLASEHITVMLYEHTFVSSLLELFPFMLIAHLGAMLSGEAENARREIEKLSLTDEVTGLNNMRNFFYLSEIQEKLAKRHKRKFTICMLDADNLKQINDRHGHFAGTELINQVAGIIARNIRCTDIAARYGGDEFIIMFTEGAKDGCYGAVQRIVRGMSENPFEFKGAMLTSTLSAGVASFPEDGADVKTVMAKADEAMYRSKKNGKNMVTIYNGEDE, from the coding sequence ATGGACGGGACGGAAGTCGCAAGCGATGTGGCGAAAAGCAATCAGGTCAGGTATGCCGGCTACGACAAGATCATGGGCAACATATCGTGGCTGCTGATCGCCCTTGTTTCCCTCGATATCAAGCTCCTCCCGCCAGACGAGCAGTCAACCATTTTTCTCGCAGGCTTCAGCGTGGCCCTGCTCGTGTACAATGTGGGCGCCAGGTACGTGGTTTTCCCCGGCCGCTCAAGCCAGTTCAAGACCTTCGTCGACCTCATGGTCTTCCTCTGCTTCATCGTTGCCGTCAGCTGGTTTACCGGCAAGATAACAAGCCCTTTCATCTCGCTCATCTACCTGGTGCTCATGACAACCTCTCTGACACAGGGGAGACGGCTAACGTATTTCATGGCTGTACTGGCCGTCTCATCCTATATTCTGCTGGCATCGGAACATATAACCGTCATGTTGTATGAGCATACCTTCGTCTCCAGTCTCCTCGAACTTTTCCCCTTCATGCTGATCGCCCATCTCGGAGCCATGCTCTCCGGAGAGGCGGAAAACGCCAGGAGGGAGATTGAAAAGCTCTCCCTTACCGATGAAGTGACCGGCCTGAACAATATGCGCAATTTCTTTTACCTGTCCGAGATCCAGGAAAAGCTGGCAAAGAGGCACAAACGAAAATTTACCATCTGCATGCTCGATGCAGACAACCTGAAACAGATCAATGACAGGCACGGCCACTTTGCCGGCACGGAACTCATCAACCAGGTTGCCGGGATAATAGCGAGGAACATCCGCTGCACAGACATCGCAGCACGGTATGGGGGAGATGAGTTCATCATCATGTTTACCGAAGGGGCAAAGGACGGCTGTTATGGCGCAGTGCAAAGAATCGTCAGGGGGATGTCCGAAAATCCCTTTGAATTCAAGGGAGCCATGCTCACATCGACCCTTTCGGCCGGTGTCGCATCCTTTCCCGAGGATGGCGCGGATGTGAAAACCGTGATGGCAAAGGCCGATGAGGCGATGTACCGGAGCAAGAAGAACGGCAAAAACATGGTGACCATCTATAATGGGGAGGATGAGTAG
- a CDS encoding type II toxin-antitoxin system RelE/ParE family toxin, protein MYTLVWSAGFTRSAEKFIKRHPELREKLATILRELENDPFQPHLKYHQLGGNLKGVQAVSITYSYRITLTIVVFDREIILLDVGSHDEVYR, encoded by the coding sequence ATGTATACCCTTGTCTGGAGTGCCGGTTTTACGCGCTCGGCCGAAAAATTCATAAAACGCCATCCGGAGTTGCGGGAAAAGTTAGCCACAATACTGCGTGAATTGGAAAATGATCCATTTCAGCCGCACCTGAAATATCACCAGCTCGGTGGAAATCTAAAAGGCGTTCAGGCCGTCAGCATCACCTACAGCTATCGCATCACCCTTACCATTGTGGTTTTCGACAGGGAAATCATCCTGCTTGATGTCGGCAGTCATGACGAGGTATATCGGTAA
- a CDS encoding aldehyde ferredoxin oxidoreductase family protein, with amino-acid sequence MHGWTGKILKVDLASGKAWREDVPFELLHAYLGGRGLGVRLMRDYFMLDPFAPEMPLIFAVGPLCGTVAPTAARLTVVSRSPLTGTIYDCSAGGRFAWRLKAAGVDALFLTGQSAKPVVLAINGDDAELLPAGELWGKAVPDTVSALSGGGSVACIGPAGENGVLYANIMMGEGNSVGRGGLGAVMGRKKLKAVIVDGDRATAVADQSRFDHARQDVMRLFRASPVIFGELGIAEYGTPALVDLMRQRRMAPTENFRKTVFPDSGNYSGPAIRKACEAKKDGCFGCPIQCKKSTPQGEPLPEYETVSHFGALNGIADLHAIVKANTLCNELGLDTITAAATLAAWGEAKGRFPAAEEVAPLLADIAHRRGEGELLSLGSRRVAEALGVPNLSMSVKSLELPAYDPRGAYGMALAYCTSNRGGCHLRAYPISHEILRKPVPTDRFSFSGKARIIKIAEDTNAAVDSLVACKFSFFGATIEEYAELLSATSGIEYSPQSLKEIGGRIYLTERFYNCANGFTFADDLLPERFYNEPGSSGEGIEIHPIDRQRFNEELQKYYRIRRLTPEGTFADPGFLSNQP; translated from the coding sequence ATGCACGGTTGGACCGGAAAAATACTGAAGGTTGACTTGGCGAGCGGCAAGGCATGGCGGGAGGATGTACCTTTCGAACTGCTCCATGCCTATCTCGGTGGGCGTGGGCTGGGGGTGCGGCTGATGCGGGATTATTTCATGCTTGACCCGTTCGCCCCGGAGATGCCGCTGATCTTTGCCGTCGGCCCTTTGTGCGGCACCGTTGCCCCCACTGCTGCCCGGCTGACGGTGGTTTCCCGCTCGCCACTGACCGGCACCATTTACGACTGTTCCGCCGGGGGGCGGTTTGCCTGGCGCCTCAAGGCAGCCGGGGTGGATGCCCTGTTCTTAACCGGACAGAGCGCGAAGCCCGTGGTGCTCGCCATCAACGGTGATGATGCGGAACTTTTGCCGGCCGGGGAGCTGTGGGGCAAAGCTGTCCCTGATACCGTCTCCGCCCTGTCCGGAGGGGGGAGCGTCGCCTGTATCGGCCCTGCCGGGGAGAACGGTGTCCTCTACGCCAATATCATGATGGGGGAGGGGAACTCCGTCGGCCGTGGCGGTCTCGGCGCTGTGATGGGAAGGAAAAAGCTCAAGGCAGTGATCGTTGACGGCGACCGGGCCACCGCTGTTGCCGACCAGAGCCGCTTTGACCATGCCCGCCAGGATGTGATGCGGCTGTTCCGCGCCTCGCCGGTCATTTTTGGCGAATTGGGGATAGCCGAATACGGTACGCCGGCACTGGTGGACCTGATGCGCCAGCGGCGCATGGCCCCGACCGAAAACTTCAGAAAGACGGTGTTTCCCGATTCCGGCAACTATTCCGGCCCGGCAATCCGCAAAGCGTGCGAAGCGAAAAAAGACGGCTGTTTTGGCTGCCCCATCCAGTGCAAGAAGAGCACCCCCCAGGGGGAGCCGCTTCCCGAATACGAAACCGTTTCCCACTTCGGCGCCTTGAACGGCATCGCAGACCTGCATGCCATAGTCAAGGCCAATACCCTCTGCAACGAGCTGGGGCTCGACACTATTACCGCCGCGGCCACCCTTGCCGCCTGGGGCGAGGCAAAGGGGCGCTTTCCCGCTGCGGAGGAGGTCGCGCCACTCCTTGCCGACATAGCCCATCGCCGCGGGGAGGGGGAACTGCTCTCCCTCGGCTCACGACGGGTCGCCGAGGCCTTGGGCGTGCCGAACCTTTCCATGAGCGTCAAGTCGTTGGAACTCCCTGCCTATGATCCCCGCGGGGCATACGGCATGGCCCTCGCTTACTGCACCAGCAACCGTGGCGGCTGCCACCTGCGGGCCTATCCCATCTCCCACGAGATCCTGCGCAAGCCGGTTCCCACCGACCGCTTTTCATTTTCAGGCAAGGCGCGCATCATCAAGATCGCCGAGGACACCAACGCTGCCGTAGATTCCCTGGTGGCCTGCAAATTCTCCTTTTTCGGCGCGACCATCGAGGAATACGCCGAACTCCTTTCCGCCACGAGCGGCATTGAATACTCCCCCCAGTCGCTCAAGGAGATCGGCGGGCGGATTTACCTGACCGAACGTTTTTACAACTGCGCCAACGGGTTCACCTTCGCAGACGACCTGCTGCCGGAACGGTTTTACAACGAGCCCGGCTCCAGCGGCGAGGGGATCGAAATCCACCCAATCGATCGGCAACGCTTTAACGAAGAGTTGCAGAAGTACTACCGGATTCGCAGGCTGACACCGGAAGGAACTTTTGCCGATCCTGGTTTCCTCTCTAATCAGCCGTAA
- a CDS encoding mannose-1-phosphate guanylyltransferase — protein MYIVILAGGSGTRFWPLSRKKSPKQLMSVFGGKSMLQRTVERVLPLRPKRILVVTNALQAEETGRQLEYLHDVPIDIIAEPVGRNTAPAIGLAASIIAYHDPDGVMAVLPADHYIVNEEGFAQVLTQGKEAALNGYLVTLGITPTRPETGYGYIEAESELRGGGPYPVKRFVEKPNREKALEFLAAGNFYWNSGMFVWQACAILDKINECMPQLAASLAKLVFSDNIWELSDLKPQIESIYGEIGGESIDFGVMEKADNVQVIPADFGWSDVGSWSAIPEVVDADATGHVVINAKEVVSVDAADCLVYGDNRLVALVGVNDLIVVNTADAMLVCAKDRAQDVKKVVEELERRGMTEYL, from the coding sequence ATGTATATCGTTATCCTTGCCGGTGGTTCCGGCACCCGTTTCTGGCCGTTGTCACGAAAAAAGAGCCCCAAGCAACTGATGTCGGTATTCGGCGGCAAATCAATGCTGCAGCGGACCGTTGAGCGGGTATTGCCGCTCCGGCCAAAAAGGATTCTGGTTGTCACCAACGCCCTCCAGGCCGAGGAGACCGGGAGGCAGCTGGAATATCTGCATGACGTTCCCATCGACATCATCGCCGAGCCGGTAGGGCGAAATACCGCCCCTGCCATCGGCCTGGCCGCGTCGATCATCGCCTACCACGACCCCGATGGGGTCATGGCGGTGCTCCCCGCCGATCATTACATCGTCAACGAGGAGGGTTTCGCCCAGGTTCTGACGCAGGGGAAAGAGGCTGCGCTGAACGGTTACCTGGTTACACTGGGGATCACGCCGACCAGGCCGGAAACCGGTTACGGCTACATCGAGGCGGAGAGCGAGCTGCGGGGGGGCGGACCTTACCCTGTGAAACGCTTTGTGGAAAAACCGAACAGGGAGAAGGCCCTCGAATTTCTCGCCGCCGGCAATTTTTACTGGAACAGCGGCATGTTCGTCTGGCAGGCCTGCGCCATTCTCGACAAGATCAACGAATGCATGCCGCAGCTTGCCGCTTCCCTGGCAAAGCTCGTCTTTTCCGACAACATCTGGGAATTGAGCGATCTCAAACCGCAGATAGAGTCGATCTACGGAGAGATCGGCGGAGAGTCCATCGATTTCGGCGTCATGGAGAAGGCGGATAACGTCCAGGTTATCCCGGCCGATTTCGGCTGGAGCGATGTGGGGAGCTGGAGCGCCATCCCTGAAGTTGTCGATGCCGATGCGACAGGTCACGTGGTGATCAACGCCAAGGAGGTCGTTTCCGTCGATGCAGCCGATTGCCTGGTCTACGGTGATAACCGGCTCGTGGCGCTGGTCGGGGTCAACGACCTGATCGTCGTCAATACCGCCGATGCGATGCTCGTCTGTGCGAAAGATCGCGCCCAGGATGTGAAGAAAGTGGTGGAGGAACTGGAGCGGCGGGGGATGACGGAGTACTTGTAA
- a CDS encoding cupin domain-containing protein — protein sequence MERGERPWGTYTVLEENKNYKIKRIEVNPGQRLSLQMHHHRSEHWIVVSGTARVTCGDRERIININESTFIPIGTNHRLENPGVIPLTIIEVQSGEYLGEDDIVRFQDDYNRAGNEEETLP from the coding sequence ATGGAACGCGGTGAGAGACCATGGGGAACGTACACGGTCCTTGAGGAAAACAAGAATTACAAGATCAAGCGGATCGAGGTGAATCCCGGGCAGCGGCTCTCGCTGCAGATGCACCATCATCGCAGCGAGCACTGGATTGTCGTTTCCGGTACAGCCAGGGTCACCTGCGGCGACCGGGAGCGGATTATAAACATCAACGAGTCCACCTTCATCCCCATCGGTACAAATCACCGCCTGGAAAATCCCGGCGTCATTCCCCTGACCATCATCGAGGTGCAGAGCGGTGAATATCTCGGAGAGGACGATATCGTCCGCTTTCAGGACGACTACAATCGTGCCGGCAATGAGGAAGAGACGCTTCCTTAA
- the rfbD gene encoding dTDP-4-dehydrorhamnose reductase, translating into MILVVGAKGMLGQDLMTLLGTEARGVDIEDIDITSMESVQKVLVTLKPRVVINAAAYTDVDGCESNQELAMQVNGEGVAHLALISKEIGAKLVQISTDYVFDGGKGSPYLEDDPPRPLSVYGESKLAGEMNACFNPDHLIVRTQWLYGLHGKNFVETMLRLAAEKKELSVVDDQIGSPTWTVDLSLAIKALIDKGCCGTYHAANGGFCSWNEFARVIFAEAGMGITVNPMSTAELGRPAPRPLYSTLDCGKLNRDAGFQPQPWQEALKNYLNLRRQ; encoded by the coding sequence ATGATACTCGTTGTCGGAGCAAAAGGGATGCTGGGGCAGGACCTGATGACGCTTCTGGGCACTGAGGCGCGTGGGGTGGATATCGAAGATATCGACATAACATCGATGGAATCGGTGCAGAAGGTGCTCGTCACCCTCAAACCCCGGGTGGTGATCAATGCCGCCGCCTATACCGACGTGGATGGCTGCGAGAGCAACCAGGAACTGGCCATGCAGGTTAATGGCGAAGGTGTCGCCCACCTGGCACTGATAAGCAAGGAAATCGGCGCCAAACTGGTGCAGATAAGCACCGATTACGTCTTTGACGGCGGCAAGGGGAGCCCCTACCTGGAGGACGATCCCCCACGTCCACTCAGTGTTTACGGCGAGTCCAAGCTGGCCGGCGAGATGAACGCCTGTTTCAACCCCGACCACCTCATTGTGCGGACCCAGTGGCTTTACGGCCTGCACGGCAAAAACTTCGTCGAGACCATGCTCCGCCTGGCCGCGGAGAAAAAGGAGCTTTCCGTGGTGGACGACCAGATCGGTTCCCCCACCTGGACCGTGGACCTCAGCCTGGCCATCAAGGCGCTGATCGACAAGGGGTGCTGCGGCACGTACCATGCGGCCAACGGCGGGTTCTGTTCCTGGAACGAGTTTGCCCGGGTTATTTTTGCCGAGGCGGGGATGGGGATCACGGTCAATCCCATGTCCACCGCCGAACTGGGTCGTCCCGCGCCGCGGCCGCTCTACTCGACCCTCGACTGCGGCAAGTTGAACCGTGACGCGGGCTTTCAGCCACAGCCGTGGCAGGAGGCCCTGAAAAACTACTTAAATCTGAGGAGGCAGTGA
- the rfbB gene encoding dTDP-glucose 4,6-dehydratase, whose product MSEHFTPRAILVTGGAGFIGSNFINSFMAGNPGCRLVNLDVLTYAGNLENLKGVENNPSYRFVKGDICDSALVARLLAEERIDAVVHFAAESHVDRSITGPEIFVRTNVLGSQVLLEESRKHWQARVVPEFRFLQVSTDEVYGSLGDTGFFTEETPLAPNSPYSASKAGADLLVRAYHETYGFPTLNTRCSNNYGPYHFPEKLIPLMIHNIMNKKPLPVYGDGLNVRDWLHVKDHSIAIETVLKTGGLGQVYNIGGNNEWRNIDIVNLVCDLLDAKLGRSSGENRQLITFVKDRPGHDRRYAIDASRMRRELSWEPSYTFERGIAETIDWYLANQEWVGTVTSGAYRDYYETMYGGR is encoded by the coding sequence ATGTCGGAGCACTTTACCCCGCGCGCCATCCTCGTCACCGGTGGCGCAGGATTCATCGGCTCGAACTTCATCAACAGCTTCATGGCCGGCAATCCCGGCTGCCGCCTGGTCAACCTGGACGTGCTCACCTACGCAGGCAACCTGGAAAACCTGAAAGGGGTGGAGAACAACCCCTCTTACCGCTTCGTCAAGGGGGACATCTGCGACAGTGCGCTGGTGGCGCGGCTCCTGGCCGAGGAGCGGATCGACGCAGTGGTCCACTTTGCAGCAGAGTCCCACGTGGACCGCTCCATTACCGGGCCGGAGATCTTTGTCCGCACCAATGTGCTCGGCTCCCAGGTCCTCCTGGAAGAGAGCCGCAAGCACTGGCAGGCCCGTGTGGTGCCGGAATTCCGCTTCCTCCAGGTTTCCACCGACGAGGTCTACGGTTCCCTCGGCGATACCGGTTTTTTTACCGAAGAGACGCCGCTCGCCCCCAATTCTCCCTATTCCGCGAGCAAGGCGGGGGCCGACCTGCTGGTGCGGGCCTATCACGAGACCTACGGCTTCCCCACCCTCAATACCCGCTGCTCCAACAATTACGGCCCTTATCACTTTCCGGAAAAACTGATCCCGCTCATGATCCACAACATCATGAACAAAAAGCCGCTGCCGGTCTACGGCGACGGGCTCAACGTCCGCGACTGGCTCCATGTGAAGGACCATTCCATTGCCATCGAAACCGTCCTCAAGACGGGTGGGCTCGGACAGGTGTACAACATCGGCGGCAACAACGAATGGCGGAACATCGACATCGTCAACCTGGTTTGCGACCTGCTCGACGCCAAGCTGGGGCGGTCGTCGGGAGAAAACCGGCAGCTCATCACCTTTGTCAAGGACCGGCCGGGGCACGATCGCCGCTATGCCATCGACGCCTCCAGGATGCGCCGGGAGCTTTCCTGGGAGCCGTCCTACACCTTCGAGCGCGGCATCGCCGAAACCATCGACTGGTACCTGGCCAACCAGGAGTGGGTGGGAACGGTGACGTCCGGCGCATATCGCGACTATTACGAAACAATGTACGGAGGAAGGTAA
- a CDS encoding DNA methyltransferase, with amino-acid sequence MPTASRRKYSRYDQQELPLMGSLSSYVNAQQSGELDISSIDADIINTHLGILIPDTFPARHNLHKYWGKKPANVFSKCISFFSKEGELVLDPFCGSGITVVEAIIEKRKAVGFDLNPFAVYLTETLIAGNKCEEIDHAAATIMAELLPHLYDIYGSRCILCGAEVIPRSFGWHKEELVSVRYNCTKCKKKLEHLPTDEDLRKASAQYEVSCPDMEMYYGWEMQKLKRRKIEKFSDLFTPRNLLVLSRLWSLISQVEDEVCQRFLKLTFTANLAQSSRMIADYKENAGGPSWKINCYWLPADWQELNVLHYFKNRLVRTKAAVNELKEVLPDNAANWGKVLIHDSRKKFASLQDNSVDYILTDPPYGGEGIQYGELSMLWNLWLGFHEDLDAEVAFNPYRNKSEVDYAAGLKKVFAEAYRLLKPGRWMSVTFNNKDIKVWNSLISACKDSGFELVVVAPIRRSAPSLTESVMTKAPKSDVLIHFRKPDGSIKRHVFSKGLFNVFDETLRLTHEIVYKKGFAHSSDILDALTVEWFTFQYSVENGKTDGELTLHTVNDVLAQSSQFKCLHKISKQIDEKFWIHANRGDANHEIAVNTD; translated from the coding sequence ATGCCCACAGCAAGCCGCAGGAAATACAGCAGGTACGATCAGCAAGAGTTACCGCTCATGGGCAGTTTGTCGTCTTATGTGAATGCTCAACAGAGTGGGGAACTTGATATCTCCAGCATCGATGCGGACATCATCAATACCCATCTTGGAATCCTTATTCCAGATACCTTCCCAGCTAGGCATAATTTACATAAATACTGGGGGAAAAAACCGGCAAATGTATTTAGCAAGTGTATTTCATTTTTTTCAAAAGAAGGGGAATTGGTCTTAGATCCCTTTTGTGGCAGTGGTATTACTGTTGTTGAAGCTATTATTGAAAAAAGAAAAGCTGTCGGTTTTGATCTTAACCCTTTTGCCGTTTATTTAACCGAAACATTGATAGCCGGCAATAAATGTGAAGAGATTGACCATGCTGCGGCTACAATAATGGCTGAGTTACTGCCTCACTTATATGATATTTACGGAAGCCGCTGTATCTTGTGTGGAGCAGAAGTTATACCAAGATCGTTTGGATGGCATAAAGAAGAACTTGTCTCAGTGCGTTATAACTGCACTAAATGTAAAAAGAAACTGGAACATCTGCCTACGGATGAGGATTTGCGGAAAGCATCAGCTCAGTATGAAGTTTCCTGTCCGGATATGGAAATGTATTACGGCTGGGAGATGCAAAAGCTGAAAAGACGGAAAATCGAAAAGTTTTCCGACCTGTTTACTCCCCGTAACCTGCTGGTATTGTCTCGGCTCTGGTCATTGATTTCTCAGGTGGAAGATGAAGTTTGTCAGAGGTTTCTAAAGCTTACCTTTACAGCGAATCTCGCTCAATCGTCGAGGATGATCGCGGATTATAAGGAAAACGCAGGCGGCCCGAGCTGGAAAATTAACTGTTACTGGCTACCGGCCGATTGGCAGGAACTTAATGTGCTTCATTATTTTAAAAATAGATTGGTGCGGACAAAAGCTGCGGTAAATGAATTAAAAGAAGTCCTGCCTGATAATGCCGCAAATTGGGGTAAAGTGCTGATCCATGATTCGCGGAAGAAATTTGCCTCACTTCAGGATAATTCCGTGGATTACATCCTTACCGATCCACCTTACGGCGGCGAGGGGATTCAGTACGGCGAACTGTCTATGCTGTGGAATCTCTGGCTGGGATTCCATGAAGACCTCGATGCGGAAGTTGCCTTTAATCCCTACCGGAACAAGTCTGAAGTCGACTATGCAGCAGGGTTGAAAAAAGTATTTGCCGAAGCTTATCGTCTTCTAAAGCCGGGGCGCTGGATGAGCGTGACGTTCAATAACAAGGATATCAAAGTTTGGAACTCATTAATTTCAGCCTGTAAGGACAGCGGCTTTGAGTTGGTTGTGGTTGCTCCGATACGGAGGAGCGCACCGTCGCTAACGGAAAGCGTTATGACCAAAGCCCCTAAAAGCGATGTCCTTATCCACTTCAGAAAACCCGATGGTTCCATTAAGAGGCATGTTTTCAGCAAGGGGCTATTTAATGTCTTTGACGAAACTTTGCGGTTGACGCATGAAATCGTGTACAAGAAAGGTTTTGCCCATAGCAGCGATATTCTTGACGCATTAACCGTAGAGTGGTTTACCTTTCAATACAGTGTGGAAAACGGCAAAACAGACGGTGAACTGACCCTGCATACGGTTAATGACGTATTGGCTCAATCGTCGCAATTCAAATGCCTGCACAAAATTTCCAAACAGATAGACGAAAAATTCTGGATTCATGCTAACCGTGGAGATGCAAATCATGAAATTGCCGTTAACACCGATTAG